A region from the Triticum aestivum cultivar Chinese Spring chromosome 3D, IWGSC CS RefSeq v2.1, whole genome shotgun sequence genome encodes:
- the LOC123077684 gene encoding uncharacterized protein codes for MEAHMAAARPPTHHHSHSHSHTHQQQQQKAANLARTFTKLLRRKRSDSAAAGAGPKETVDAPPSVTGDDYDSSMDATTPTTATAPTMPSLSKLKLSGNLAAAYSLDAFFRNAAEKKAAGAPQQQPSPPAAATVAAADSLLANLFAGVSAVKAAYAQLQLAQFPYDAEAIQSADAAVVAELTRLSDTKRRFLKDPAGAARDAAAAGNTALSAHAEEQRHLLKTYQITARKLEAELRAKDAELDRAKGSLDAELRAERAMEVRLHPGRTLASLDELHVSGLNPTHFLTALRHAVKSIRSFSKSMLSSMQAAGWDLAAAAAAVHPGVPLRRAGDAKFVFESYVAMKMFANFHRRDFNFSFLDEREFYERRRFFEEFTELKAAPASVFLDVRNTRWSGFGKFLRAKYLSLVHARMETAFFGRQEQRGIVSAGPGFPESSWFAEFAEMARRVWLLHCLFYAVDGGEEEDGASIFQVRTGARFAEVYMESVNEGRTEDAFCTAAEDRTVGFTVVPGFRVGRTVIQCRVYLARPGRRP; via the coding sequence ATGGAGGCGCACATGGCGGCGGCCCGCCCGCCGACGCACCACCACAGCCACAGCCACAGCCACacccaccagcagcagcagcagaaggcgGCCAACCTGGCGCGCACCTTCACCAAGCTCCTCCGCCGGAAGCGCTCCGACTCCGCCGCGGCGGGGGCCGGGCCCAAGGAGACAGTCGATGCGCCGCCGTCCGTCACCGGGGACGACTACGACAGCTCCATGGACGCCACGACGCCCACCACCGCGACGGCTCCCACCATGCCGTCGCTCAGCAAGCTCAAGCTCTCTGGGAACCTCGCCGCGGCCTACTCCCTCGACGCCTTCTTCCGCAACGCcgcggagaagaaggccgccggGGCGCCGCAGCAGCAGCCCTCGCCCCCGGCCGCCGCGACGGTTGCCGCCGCGGACTCCCTCCTCGCCAATCTGTTCGCGGGCGTCTCGGCCGTCAAGGCGGCCTACGCGCAGCTGCAGCTCGCGCAGTTCCCCTACGACGCGGAGGCCATTCAGTCCGCGGACGCCGCCGTCGTCGCGGAGCTCACCAGGCTGTCCGACACCAAGCGGAGGTTCCTCAAGGATCCCGCCGGCGCGGCCAGGGACGCCGCGGCGGCGGGCAACACCGCCCTCTCCGCGCATGCCGAGGAGCAGCGGCATCTGCTCAAGACGTACCAGATCACGGCGCGCAAGCTGGAGGCGGAGCTCcgggccaaggatgcggagctcgaCCGCGCCAAGGGCTCCCTCGATGCGGAGCTCCGGGCGGAGCGCGCCATGGAGGTGCGCCTGCATCCGGGCCGCACCCTCGCGTcgctggacgagctccacgtctcCGGCCTCAACCCCACCCACTTCCTCACCGCCCTGCGGCACGCCGTGAAGTCGATCCGCTCCTTCTCCAAGTCAATGCTCAGCTCGATGCAGGCAGCTGGGTGGGATCTggccgcggcggccgccgccgtcCACCCAGGCGTCCCGTTGCGACGGGCCGGGGACGCCAAGTTCGTCTTCGAATCCTACGTCGCCATGAAGATGTTCGCCAATTTCCACCGGAGGGACTTCAATTTCAGCTTCTTGGACGAGCGGGAGTTCTACGAGCGCCGCCGCTTCTTCGAGGAGTTCACGGAGCTCAAGGCGGCGCCGGCCAGCGTCTTCCTCGACGTGCGGAACACCCGGTGGAGCGGGTTCGGCAAGTTCCTGCGCGCCAAGTACCTGTCGCTGGTGCACGCGAGGATGGAGACGGCCTTCTTCGGGAGGCAGGAGCAGCGCGGCATCGTGAGCGCCGGGCCCGGGTTCCCGGAGAGCTCGTGGTTCGCCGAGTTCGCCGAGATGGCGCGTCGCGTGTGGCTGCTGCATTGCCTCTTCTACGCggtcgacggcggcgaggaggaggacggcgcgTCCATCTTCCAGGTCCGGACCGGCGCGCGGTTCGCAGAGGTGTACATGGAGAGCGTCAACGAGGGGCGCACGGAGGACGCGTTCTGCACCGCCGCCGAGGACCGCACCGTCGGGTTCACCGTGGTACCTGGGTTTAGAGTCGGCCGGACGGTGATCCAATGCCGCGTGTACCTGGCGCGGCCGGGACGGCGGCCGTGA